The DNA sequence agatttttcAGTGATAAATCTAATGAGtcctattgtatatatatactaaacatttagaattatataaaattaaatatcgaGAACTTTGTACAATTTGATTGAATCCAAATCAGGAGGGGTAAGCATCATTGCCTAAATTAATTGGCCAACATTTTAGTATTCGTTGTGATCTGGCTAGCAAAAAATTGACTTTGGCATGTATACATAAGAAGTTGCATAAATGTTTATTTCTTCATATTATGGGAAATTAGTGTTGCAGTAATTAATTTGTTGAGAAACAGTGTGCATTTTGTCAATAAAAACACACATATGACATCGAAAACGCATATATAAAAGCTTTGAAAAGGGATTTGGGATATGTATGCCATAAAATTATACACGTCATGGAATAtggaacaagaaaataaaaaaaaaataaagctatGTGATGTGTTAAAGCACAATGGGATCTGAAACATAAACGAAGTCAAACAAGTATACCCTTTTTGACTCATTCCCATTGGAAGCCAATTTCTTATTGACATCTCCAGctctaatttttgaatttttaataagaGACTATTTGTCGTCAATTTCAAGTTTCAATTTTCACTAGCATAACTAAAAGTAAAACTCTAATTCTAACTCTAGTATGATCTGTGCCCTTCAAAGAATATAAAATGATTGATTGTTTACATGGTTTTCTGGGGATTGAAAATTGgattgaaaaatgaagaaaatggtAGATTTGTTGATAAAACATGTGCCAAACATTAACATGTAACGGCTGTGACGgtgagataataataataataccagcTGGAGGTGCTGGCGGACCCTACAAAGTCATCTCAAATTTAAACCATTTTTATTGTGTGTTTCTTTTGTCGCTTTTCTCACCATAACAAGTACCTAAATCCACACCTAATATTTACTTTGTTTATATGTCTCTTAGTCAAGCCGGCTaaggttttatttatatttatatcttttattgttattattgcttTGTTGATGTTAATATCTGAGTATTGTATGGTTAGCAGTCAGATTAGAAACCCAAGGCTGTTGACCCATTAActttaaaattcatattttatatttagtttcTTCAAATTTAACCAATCTTAATATATACTCCTTATCCACCTTGAAAGGAGAAAAAACACCAAGTGTTATCATCATTTTCTTCactaattatgtatatattttacctTAATCAATCATAAGAATAGACTTTGTTATACTAAATATATAGAAACTCGTGTTGTAAATATTGGAAAATAGTAATAACTGAAATAAAATTACCTTCTTCttgtgcccttttttttttttttttttttctttttttaatcttttgtgGAAATTTCAAACTTCAAACCTAGCCTGTTTCTCAAGACTAAGTAGGGATAAGAAAGCCCTTTTCTCTTCCTTATTGAAGAGGGGGTTCACGGttcacttctctctctctcatcacCATGAGATGAGTGAATAGTGATGAGCATCTTCATTCACATCTTTATTTGGTGTTTTGGCATTGGGTTCCTGAATGCATTGATGAGGTTTTGACATTGTGATGTATAAGTTGAAAACCAGAGATCAGAAAAAACCCAACGAATCATTGTCATACAATAATAGCTTCTCTGCCTGGTATACCGTGAATTCATCacttaataatattatcattttttgtttccatGTGCCTCTTTCATTTTCATACCCCATTTATCCCTTCAATGAGTAACAAATTTCCCACTTTGGATTTTgctccattttcattttcttttctcttttcatactttttcaaaattagtaaacaaaaaactatatgtatatatatatatatagagagagagagagagagaatgattctaatatttgaatatgttccgtaaaaaaaaaatgattgtttacatatatataagataattcTAACATCTGAATATGatccatgaaaaaaaataataattttggaaataaattattatcaatattttttctataaagaAGAAATGATGACGgttttttaaaatccaaaatagtcatttttatttttggtctgcATGTAAATTGTCCAAATGGTAAccaaattctctctctctctctctctatatatatatatacaatatttaaaatccaaaatttagttttctagctaattaaaatatttacatcatttaataatgaaaaagtaaatagaaaaattcaaaaattcttatgcatttatttataattaatttatataagcttAATTGATTCGATCCTTCATAAAGTTTGTGTTAGTTATTTACAATTTCAAGTGTAGTGATGGAATATTTATGTGCTTTTTGTGAGTTTGTAATTACttaagctaatataatataatattatttggattttatatttgatatatatatctatatatataaagctctCAAAGTCCAAACAACAATGATGATGTTGTGAAATAATATACACTGTAATTCCTTTTTGGAGCTAGAACAACAACAAGTGTGGTAATGGAAATTAGGTCCCCCCACactcatttttttctttcttccccttCTCTTCTCCCCAACCGTATACATAGAATTTgattctcttcctttttttgttaatgCTTTTTTGCTGGGtactaatatttatttaagcTTTGAGCTAAATCAAGAGCCACTAGCTAATGTGGAGATAGGGAACAACTTATTAAGAATCCGATTGGACAATGAAATTTAGAATCTAAACCTTGCTAATTAAAATGACACTACTCTTTGTTTTCCAACAGAACCAATTCACACccaaaaagattaaataattgaaaaaaaaaatattgttctaAGTTTGGCTTTTTGCTTACTGCTGTTACAATCTAGAAATTATTCAGTGCATACACACTGAAAATCATGCAAAATCCTTAAAAGctagatatttttgtttttgtgtgtttttacACTCTTACCTAATTTTCACCTTtctaaaaagaaacaaattttatttatttattttttctttttctaattgcAAAGTCATTCTCACTTTCTCGTCTCGCATTTCCTTCTACcgcaattaaaattaattgttctACTATTTAATTACCTAAGCATACATTCAATTCAAGTTGATTCTGATAATTAATGTGCGTACATATTGTTAAATTCAGCAAATCTAAGCTAGGGAAGAAAAAGTCTTACCAAGAAGGATATGATTTGATAATAAAGTGAAAGCAACTTCTTGATGAGaccttatatttttataagctATGTACAaccttcagaaaaaaaaaaaatgataattaagaAGCAAGTCATATTGTTGATcacttgtattaaaaaaaaaaaaaaagtttgcccAACAATTTTATAATGCAACATATTATGACTTCTGTTTGATtatataagtatctttaaaaaaaaaaaaaattataacattattaattacatgatgaaatatgaaattctaagatttaaaaattttgttaataaagaaATAGCACTTACAAGCCCACCATACCGAACAAGGGGAAAATTTTCATACcagattgaatttaaaaaaaagaaaaaaaagaaaaatagaacaaaaagaataaatgggAAACAATTGTTTGGTGCGTTAGTCCACTTGAAGATTTGACCTATTTTACATGATGAATCTTGACTTTTATTTAAATGCCAAAGATGTAGGGGGTGGTCAGGTCAGGCTTTTATTAGCACTGTGACTTTAGCCAGCCAACCCCCTGAATGCACCTCAAACATCATTTTGGACCTCATCTCTATTGGAGCGTGTAACACACGCGCACCATTGCATGGATCTCAATGAAGGCATGGGTTGTTCTCATTAAATGTTCCCATCATCTCTCCATCACTCACACCCATAATCACAtgtacacaaacacacacaccaGTCTGCAGTCAGGGCTCTGAAGTCAATGCCTcttgtttataaaataaatattttatatgcaaaaattatatatatatatatatatatgtggatgtatatatatacatgcataaaaCATGGACATGTTTGATTAGTTTGCCATTGGTAGAACATATGCTTGATGACCCTTAAAATTCCAATTTCAACCAATGCTTTCTCATCTTTTCTAAGCCCTTTATAAATCCCCAAAACTGTTGGGTATTTTCTCTCAAACCCAATCCAACCCCaacttttcaaccaaaaaagcaaaaacaatttCAAGGTAGAGCAAAACCAAGATAGAAAAACTGAAAAAGAGTTTACAGagaaaaaaactttacaggtagagggagagagagagaaagatagagagaaaagagaaagagaaaagaaagtgttgcacaacaaaacaaaacatagCAAATAAGCAACCTCATTCCTTGTCAAGCCTTGTTTTTCACTCTTTCCATCTTTTCcttcctctctttctttctttctcaccCAAACccaccacaaaaacaaaaactttttttttttttttttttttctgtttaggaagtggtggtgaagaagaagaagaaagaaggtgGTGGTGGTATTGGTGGTGTTTGATACCGGCCCATCAATGGAATTCATGTCAAAACCTCAAGAGAAGGAAAACCCATCTCCTACAAACTCTCCAAACAGCAATGGAGGCACGAACAGTGTGAGCAGTAGCAACAGCAATGGCGTCCAGATTCCAACTCCTCCTCTCACACCAAAACCCACACCCAGATCTGATTCCAATCCATACCCAACAACCTTTGTTCAGGCAGACACTTCCAGCTTCAAACACGTTGTCCAAATGCTCACCGGCTCATCGGAAACCCTGAAGCAGACATCCAAACCAACCGGACATAGTCATCATCAGCATCaccataatcatcatcatcatcaacaagaTCCACAAAATTCGACCAAGAACTACAACATACCTCCAATCAGAACGGCACCGAAGAAACAGGGTTTCAAGCTGTATGAAAGAAGGAACAACCTCAAGAACAACCTCATGATTAACACTTTGGTCCCCAATTTTGGTccgaataataataattctggGTTCTCCCCGCGCAATAAGCCGGAGATCTTGTCGCCGAGCATTCTAGATTTCCCATCGCTGACTCTGAGCCCGGTGACGCCTTTGAACAACAACAACGAAGACCCATTTGACAAGTCGTCGTCTTCGCCTTCGTTAGGCAATTCGTCGTCGGAGGAAGAGAGAGCGATCGCAGAAAAGGGATTTTATTTGCACCCATCGCCGAGAACGACGACTCCGAGAGAATCTCAACCACAGCTTTTGCCTCTGTTTCCTGTCACTTCGCCTAGAGTATCTTCTGGGTCTTCttcttgaaagaaaaagaacagaGTCAAGGATGTAATCGTGAGTGGTGATCAATTTGAGAGAGGATATGATTGATGGGTTTTTCGTTGATTATCATTTGACAGGTATAGATCTTTTGCTCTAATTGTACAATTTGATATCTAtcttccatttaaaaaaaaaaaaaaaaaaactgtgctttaattttttgtttttttctttttgttttaatttttcttcgGTTCCAAATTTTATAGCTCAAAATCTCTGTATTTATAGAATCTTAACAAAGGAAAAGAGactcctctttttttctttttttttttttttttttttttttttcaatttaggcTTGGTTCTCTCTTCAATAAAATATGTTCCATCCATGAATTAATATTATGAGAAATATTTACATGCTCTTCACTTGATTTGCCTTTCAATGTAAATGCATATATAAGAAAAGgggatttaaatttttattttttttcagttgTCACTAGCTTTACTAGTTTCAATTGAacaaaagtaaattaattttggtttttttttttttaattactttttccgAAGATGGGTTTGTGTTCTGGCAAATGAGGAAGGTTTGAACCATGTTTGGTAGCAAAGAATATAGGGGTCAGAAAGTTTACCCAAAAATAGATGCATTTTCAGAGAGAAAACTTGTTCAAAGTATTGTTTGGTTTCCTTTTGATCCATGTCAATATCATGActctttttgaattttctaaAGTGATAAAGAGTTAGAAAATAAGTGAAGCAGATGAGATGAAAAAACTGAACTCTGTCTAAGCAGAGAGCAGTTGAAATTGTTGAAAACAAGTGCCAAACTCTGACgttaaaataaatactgaatATATTTTTAGGTTTTGTTGTTGGAGACCCAAGAAAGGTATACAGGCTAAAGGTCATCCGCCAGCAATGTCGAAAGGGATAACTAGTGGGGTTTGTAAAAAGTCCTTGTTGTGTACTAGATTGAGTCATATCATGTAGACTAGGTATTTTCCCTTTTTCATATATCTTGTTCTACAGGAAAACAGAGATGGATAGAAAAAATTagtacccccaaaaaaaaaatcagagttAAAATCTTGAGAATTTTAATTATCCCTCTAGATCTGATTATGACCAACCTTCAAATTATTTGCTACTCAAAATATTAAAGAACCTGTTTTGAATTACAGTTgggatttttttagattttcagacatctataattttttattattattttttttttaaatagacctatttatataaacaatattaGTATGTTTGTTTAAACTGATGCGTTCAATTTGCAAATAAATTATAACTGATGCGTTCAATTtgcaaataaattataatttttcttttttaacatagCTAAAAAGTGGCTAGAGGGGTCCACATTATTTACAAAGTTATAGAAAATTACAAACTAATGTATTAATTTGATGAGTAAAGTCCATTATCTAATTCAAATTGTAcagtaaaactatatatatatatatatatatacatatgcaaaGAGGTCTATCACCAAAAATAatctatgtgtatatatatatatatatagagagagagagatgtaaaGAGGTCAAGTTTCACTTCAATTGCTTCAGAAGTTTGTATTTGCACATTTTATACTAGTTTTTGTATATAGTTTGAAGGTGAGAGAGCTATCAATTTTGTTATATCTAGCAGATATTTTTGCACAAATAGCTAGTGTGGAAGAATAAAAGTTTGTATAGTATAATAaagacaaaaactaaaaaacagaagaaagaaaaagtggaCGTCTATAATGATGGCGATTGAAAATGAATCTAATTTagcaaaaagaagataaatatgTCAAGACTTTTTTCTTTCCGTATTTTAAATCTCATGTCATAAATCGATTAAAGCTGGAACAAATAATAAGATATTTGACTcttaatagggaaaaaaaaaatttatttatttatcttctaCACAAGGTTTACTGTctgtttgtttaaaaaaattatttatttatcttttacacAAGTTGTCCTGTCTGTTTGtttcaaaagatattaaaagttcttttggattaaaaaaagaaaaaaaaattgtaactgttaattacttaattcattataaaacaataataattgcTAAGCTCAACAAACAAACAATATAGATTGTATTATTATCTTTAATGGGATTGCTTTTTCAAGATCCGACCTCTGGGCTACTCGAcagaacaaataattttcaaatttccaacttaaaattaaattaaaaagattaagatttttataatatacaataaaaaaaataacttttaatatatatatatatatatatatatatataccatatttGGAGAAAGttcattttcaaattgaaattcaaatacaaattgAAAGAATTAAATCCAAGagaatcaaaattcaaaacaaaataataacagacTGTAATTAATTCTACCATTTGTGTAAATGTAGTGCTGTTTCAACTAATTAGGagattctaaaaataaataaatataaaattaaagtgataaattttttattaaaaaaattaatgataggATAATCTTTTGAGTTTGTATTttataaagaagaagaacataTACTTGGATAACGCATTTTATGCCATCTgtacataataaattatatctTTCTTGaagaacataataataaattagattCAGTGGCTGAAATAATatgaaatcaaatcaaatcataaattgaaaaatattataatatcattaaattgattttaattttcttttaaatttttttaaatttgtgtcGATACATGATATTTCAattggaaaaaattgaaaatataattttcctaaacctaaaatcttttgttattttaatttgtaaaatatatttcaacaaaaattatgatctaataataaaatttggaaatgatttataatttatttgtttttctaaatatcaaaattcCTTAATATATACCTTAAGTTTCTACtcgaatattatattttatatttacaaatttgACACAACAAATtgttaaatattatcaatattatgcatcaaataataaaaaaagtggAAGTATATCCAAccgataaattaaaaaatttatgccCTTCAAAATGGGCATCGGTTAGTGGCCTATTCCTTGAGCCCGCAATACACAAATGTTACTAACATATAAACGATATTATTAACTGCAAAAGACtgcttattttaatttgtaattactAGAAAGAGATACAAATTACAATGATTTtgccacaatttccttaaaacCACAATTAGTTAGTgattttcttttactattttaGCTAGTTATATAGTTATTTAATAAGCAATAATCAGTCCTCAAAACTAATCCAAGTAGAGAACCATCGACATTGATGGAAGAAAACAGTTAATATTTGTTACAAAACCCGAAAGTCACAAATATCTACACATTTTTATTCATAGTACGGATGTGAATGTCACTTGACATTCAGAAGTACATTTATATAGTTTTAGATTTCCGAAAAAGAGTTGATTGTCTTGAACCCATGACTGTCCGGAAGAGGTGCATTTCCTGGTCGGAGTGAGATAATCACCTCCAGCCCTGAAAGATCATATGAATAAATGTAAAATGTTCCATTCCAAGGGCCAAAGAAAATCACTAGAAATGATTTGCCAAGAAATTCTGCTCTAGATGATTTTTGAAAACACTATCATGCAGAGTGAATTTTCTGTCATGGATAGGCTGTTAAACACACAACTCTTCCGAAAGATGATGGAAGACTCTCTAAACTTGACATGACCCTTCCAAACTTTTTCATGAAGGCAGTTATAAGATGGGCATTTGCAAAGTGTTTTCATAATTCTAATGCTAAAGATAACGAGGTTTTGAAAGATGCCTCCAATATAACTCATGCCAGTAAGTAGTTTTGCAAGTTTCCGATACTAATAAAACTGGAAATTTGCTAGTCAAATTCATATAGGGAGGGCTACTAGCATTTTCCTGGCCTATATCCTGATGAATTAAAGGTGAAGGGAAGGAAATCATAGCGATTACATTACCTGCTGCTTTTGCTGCTACAGCTTCTTGAAGGACATCTGTTACGAATAAAATCTCTGATGGCTTATCAACTCCAACGGATTCCGCAATTTCAACATAACTCCGTGTTTCTCTTTTGTTACTGAGGAAGAGAAGGTTTCAGATATTTAAATGAAGGAGAGCAATCACAACAAAATATCACATAAAGTAGAAATCtgtctagaaaaataaatatgtacccCACTGTTGTGTCGAAAAATCCAGACAGATATTTTCTTAGATCCCCGTAGTTTGTTTTACCAAATATAAGCCTTTGTGCCAACCTGCTACCACTAGAGTAAATGTATACCTGCAGTCCAAGTAAAGTTTACTAACATTGCAAATGTAAATTGAAGACATATATATCACAGGTCGAGCATTATCCACATTTTGCATTAATGTCTAGCTATAATATTGTACAGCAGGTAAATAATTTCTTCAGCACTGAATGAGCTTACACTTAATCCACGTGTATGGCGGTCTCTGTAATCTCTAAAAAGTCCACATTTTGAAAAGCCCACAAAATAATCTAGATTTTAAGCCCACAAAACACTCTTATCCATGCTTTTTTGGGCGTTGTTGAATAAGAGTCATTCTAGCACTCAAAAATGGAAAGAGAAATCTAACTATGTTTGATATGTTATGCATTAATGTATGGAATTACATCTAGTACCATCAGctataataaaaacatatagaTGCATAAAATTGAAAGCCTATTTAGGTAATCCACCATGTAAGACCTATTTAGGTATCTTATATAGGGTATGTTGATCTTCAGCAGCTAGAAGCCGAAAACATCACCAGGTTCCCTAATGTAGTTTAGGCACATCTGAGATAAGTTGCCATatgaatgtttttaaaatgatattaaagtTGAACAGCCTTTAACAATTAAATAGAGATATGGGTGTTCATGAATGAACCCAAAATTCAAGATCACACAACAGATAAACACAATGATTGTCAGTACTCCATATTAGGTTTCATATTATGACGACCTTTTCAAttatctctcttcctctctcagtATCAAGAAAACCTCTCTTTCTGTTATTGTAAAGGGTAAATTTGCAAAGGCCTTTACTGTGATATGGAATCATATACAGAAAACTAActgaaattaagaaaatataaaataatctaaataaaataaagaagaagagaagaaattACCTTTATCCCCAGATTATGCCATCTTTCAAGAGCTTCTGGTACATCCTCGAATACTACACCTTCTAATTCATTATTTTCATATCCAGTTCGCCATATATGACCCTACATAACTAAAAGTCAGCCTTATCCTTGAGAATCACTACATATCAAGCAAGCTCCATCTAAATTCAATTTTCCTTACTTGCAATTGTTTCAAGGCAGTGATCTTCCGATCAGCTTTTATCATTGCAGCCACATTAGCAACCAGAGCTGCAACAACTTCTTCTTTCCCTACACCATCAGAAGGGATGGGAACAGCACCATTAACACCTTTTTCTAAGTCATCTTCAACCTGCAACAAGGATGCAAAAATTATAAGCTGAAATTGATAAGAACTTAAAGTACAATCTTATTGAAGTGTTGTATAAAATTCTGTGAACCATAATTAACAGCCCTAAATTAGTATTATAAACCAGATATGGAAATTCCAAAAGCAATATCAACACTCCTGATCAAACATCTTACTTGGGAGCGCAACAATTTTATATCATCTTGGGTTTCTGCAGTCTCATATGTTGCCAACAAATGCCTCCCAACATTATCACGGGCATATGGAAAGAGAACATCACTAACGAATGATATGGGAGTAGTAGTTCCCTCAATGTCAAGAACAACACATCGCTGCATCAAaagtgggggaaaaaaataaaaaatgaaaacaaaaagaaaagaaatattggATCCATCAGACACTAAAATATTGTACTTGAAACTAAAAGCTACAAAGTTAATGCTACATAAAACTAGGGACAACTTGAGAACCTGACAATGGAACTTCAAGGGAAAGAAAAGTACAAATGACTCCAGGACCTGAGAAATAACAAATTTAAACTCACCTGCGATGGCTCATATTTGTGATTTGAATCTGCAGTCCCCGCCTTGACAGATATGTTTCTATTCCCACAACTTCCAGATATTCCTTTGGTGTTTTGAATAGGTCCATGGTTTGGAGTAGTCCAGTCCAGACCCAACTGATTGAGTTTCATGGCAGCGTCAAAGAGATAGTGATAACATTCAGCCTGAAAGCACAAGTAAGCAATTGATGAAAACAGCCTTTGACCACATAGCATAAAGGAGCCCCTTTTCTTGGACGGAGCAGACAATCTATTAATCATACAACaatgtatttaaaatttctaaagCCTTAATCACACATAACCAAtgtaaaaacatacaaaacccTAAATGTCAGCtgattataattttatctttatttttattctatcaaGGATAATTTGGTGTATGCTTTGACAATTTATAACCAATATTGAATAAGATGATTCATCAATATTGTCAACATCTTTATGCATTGTTGTTGGTATAAAGCTCAGCAATCTTTAGACTGACAGTTATTGTAATTCATGCTTTAACATGGAAAAATGaaagccaattttttttttatgaccaAATTTCTGTTCCTAACCCCTAGGGATgcaattgaaattaataagcTGCAGTTTTGCTTCAAACTATGTTCGGACAGTCAACACAGTTCTCAAGTTTTAGCAGTGGAGATAAACAAGTAGGATAAATCATACACAAAGCCCTAGGCTGGAGATATACTAGGAGATTTTGGGGGccgtatataatttttaaaagagccCATGACCACTCAACATGACTGATCACTAATAATGCACACCTGAGTCTTTGCACTGATCCATGAATCTCCCCATACGTAGATGCCATGGTTGCGAACAAGCACAGCTGTTGTTTTTGGATAAGCTTCAATCTGCAAGACAAGAAGGCGAAAatagtttgaaatttctatacagaaatagaatataaaaatatgagagGTTCAGGAGAACCATCCTGCGGTTTTTGGCCAGGGGAAATATGCTCTTCTAAAAGAACATATTTACCAAGATTGGAAAAGCCGAGAAGgctaccttttatttttatttttttatttaaataagaaaaagaaaatggcatCCACTAAGAAAAAGCTAATCATACAAAATTCCACAGCAAAGTATTCTCGGTGGCTGTGCCTAAATCCGACATATCTGATATAAAGTTATGATCATCAGGTCTGTTCCACAGAAAATATCTTATTCCTTTTTTACACAGCTTCATGTAGAATACCAGATCaacaatcaaaaaataaaaaattaattaattaattcgtcAAGAAGATTCAAAGAGCATAAAATGTACATACGGCTTTGGCCAGAGATTCTGTAAGCTCATATTCATAGGCAGTGTTCTCTATGATTGGGACCACCAGTTCATCATAATAACCATGTCCTTTGATTCCTTTGATCATTTCCATATGCGTAAtctgcaaatttttttataacacagaacatatatattaaagaaaaataagcaGATTATAAGATGAGCTCAGTAGTAGACAACACATGAATGCACAAGGTAACAAGAGTAACCCAACAAGAGAATCGCATTAGCTTTTGGTGTATCTGAACAGCTCATTACAATATAGCAAACGAACTCGGTCGATGCCTGCTTCAACATCAGAATGCCCTTTAGAGAAACTATTTTATACGCAGTCTGTTATTTCTTAAAGCATAATAATCAACTATTCTTTTTAGCTGAAAATCCCACTTGACTAAATTCCAGACTTCTTGGTTGAAATGCTTCCAGAGTGATCTATTTGATCAAATTTTCAGTTCTTACATCACATATTTCAGTTTCAACATCCTAATCGTCTTTCCATTTTTCCTGATCACATCCAAAGCTTTTATGAGCATATGAGAATTATCCACCTTGTCAAAGGTAGAGATAACAGCAATGTATAAAGAAACTCCTACTTTAGCACAGTGCTTTCAGCAACCAAAGACCTTGAGTACCAACCAACATTCCAATTACTAATGTACAATCTTTAGATGGCGTGTGTACCTGTTCCGTCCCAACCAATTATGCCCCCCTATGTCAGTTTGTCCCATGTGTACCATGGATATAATGTTATTGTCTCCTAGATGACAGAAAGTTCCTTAATTTTCCAAACACATCTCAAATGAGGCAGTTAATACTCGGTACAAAAAAAGCCGCCTCCAATACACAGcagggaaaaaaacaaagggaaaacaaaaCAGCTTTAAAGAATCTAGGAGTGTGCATAATTCTATGTTTGTAGGAAAGACTAGTAGTTTTATTCTCACAAATAGCTACAAC is a window from the Ziziphus jujuba cultivar Dongzao chromosome 11, ASM3175591v1 genome containing:
- the LOC107422451 gene encoding probable bifunctional methylthioribulose-1-phosphate dehydratase/enolase-phosphatase E1 isoform X2; amino-acid sequence: MATASAVAVNGLKLGTTSQAYLESKAVNDTRALLSDLCRQFYNLGWVSGTGGSITIKVHDDSIPRSQQLVLMSPSGVQKERMVPEDMYVLSPNGSILSAPSPKPYPHKPPKCSDCGPLFMKAYEMRDAGAVIHSHGIESCLVTMLNPLAKEFRITHMEMIKGIKGHGYYDELVVPIIENTAYEYELTESLAKAIEAYPKTTAVLVRNHGIYVWGDSWISAKTQAECYHYLFDAAMKLNQLGLDWTTPNHGPIQNTKGISGSCGNRNISVKAGTADSNHKYEPSQRCVVLDIEGTTTPISFVSDVLFPYARDNVGRHLLATYETAETQDDIKLLRSQVEDDLEKGVNGAVPIPSDGVGKEEVVAALVANVAAMIKADRKITALKQLQGHIWRTGYENNELEGVVFEDVPEALERWHNLGIKVYIYSSGSRLAQRLIFGKTNYGDLRKYLSGFFDTTVGNKRETRSYVEIAESVGVDKPSEILFVTDVLQEAVAAKAAGLEVIISLRPGNAPLPDSHGFKTINSFSEI
- the LOC107422453 gene encoding VQ motif-containing protein 4; amino-acid sequence: MEFMSKPQEKENPSPTNSPNSNGGTNSVSSSNSNGVQIPTPPLTPKPTPRSDSNPYPTTFVQADTSSFKHVVQMLTGSSETLKQTSKPTGHSHHQHHHNHHHHQQDPQNSTKNYNIPPIRTAPKKQGFKLYERRNNLKNNLMINTLVPNFGPNNNNSGFSPRNKPEILSPSILDFPSLTLSPVTPLNNNNEDPFDKSSSSPSLGNSSSEEERAIAEKGFYLHPSPRTTTPRESQPQLLPLFPVTSPRVSSGSSS
- the LOC107422451 gene encoding probable bifunctional methylthioribulose-1-phosphate dehydratase/enolase-phosphatase E1 isoform X1, which encodes MATASAVAVNGLKLGTTSQAYLESKAVNDTRALLSDLCRQFYNLGWVSGTGGSITIKVHDDSIPRSQQLVLMSPSGVQKERMVPEDMYVLSPNGSILSAPSPKPYPHKPPKCSDCGPLFMKKKAKKRLISWAKRSRNLKYKAYEMRDAGAVIHSHGIESCLVTMLNPLAKEFRITHMEMIKGIKGHGYYDELVVPIIENTAYEYELTESLAKAIEAYPKTTAVLVRNHGIYVWGDSWISAKTQAECYHYLFDAAMKLNQLGLDWTTPNHGPIQNTKGISGSCGNRNISVKAGTADSNHKYEPSQRCVVLDIEGTTTPISFVSDVLFPYARDNVGRHLLATYETAETQDDIKLLRSQVEDDLEKGVNGAVPIPSDGVGKEEVVAALVANVAAMIKADRKITALKQLQGHIWRTGYENNELEGVVFEDVPEALERWHNLGIKVYIYSSGSRLAQRLIFGKTNYGDLRKYLSGFFDTTVGNKRETRSYVEIAESVGVDKPSEILFVTDVLQEAVAAKAAGLEVIISLRPGNAPLPDSHGFKTINSFSEI